From the Dehalococcoidia bacterium genome, one window contains:
- a CDS encoding prohibitin family protein yields the protein MIILFILGIIVLVVGLYLTQTNKGSDGDPNYRLGGRIASIIAVIIIVMSVIASSFTTIPAGHRGVVIRFSAVTGTILDEGLQMKLPFVDSVVKMSVQTEKYEIGAASASRDLQDVNTTIALNWRLDPSMADEIYRTLGTEYIQRIAAPAVQETIKQVTAKYIAEDLILKREAVKNEIQENLSARLLERGIITETVSITEFRFSSTFVAAIEAKVAAEQAVWEARNKLERVKVEADQAEAAAVGEASARIAKANGEAEYIRIVTDAQVAANNAIAESLTPQVLQYILLDRIGEDIKVIVIPSGQGLDLVLPEINP from the coding sequence ATGATTATATTATTCATTCTTGGTATCATTGTCCTTGTTGTTGGTTTATATCTGACGCAGACAAACAAGGGAAGCGATGGAGACCCTAATTATCGACTTGGGGGAAGAATTGCCAGCATCATCGCGGTCATCATTATCGTCATGAGTGTCATTGCTAGCTCATTTACGACTATCCCCGCCGGTCATCGCGGGGTGGTCATCCGCTTTAGTGCGGTGACGGGCACAATCCTGGATGAAGGCCTCCAGATGAAGTTGCCGTTCGTCGATTCGGTTGTAAAAATGTCAGTCCAGACCGAGAAATATGAAATCGGTGCGGCCTCGGCATCCCGTGATCTTCAAGATGTCAACACTACGATTGCCCTCAACTGGCGTTTGGATCCAAGCATGGCCGACGAGATTTACCGGACGCTGGGAACGGAGTATATCCAAAGGATCGCCGCTCCGGCCGTTCAGGAGACCATCAAGCAGGTCACCGCAAAATACATTGCCGAAGACCTTATCCTGAAACGTGAAGCGGTCAAAAATGAAATCCAGGAGAACCTGTCGGCTCGACTCTTGGAGCGCGGCATAATCACTGAGACTGTATCGATAACGGAGTTTCGGTTCAGTAGTACGTTCGTTGCCGCTATCGAAGCCAAAGTGGCGGCAGAGCAGGCAGTATGGGAGGCAAGGAACAAGCTGGAGCGTGTCAAGGTTGAGGCTGATCAGGCAGAAGCCGCGGCCGTAGGGGAAGCGTCCGCTCGAATCGCCAAGGCAAACGGTGAAGCCGAGTACATTCGCATTGTCACTGACGCTCAGGTTGCCGCTAACAATGCTATTGCTGAATCTCTAACACCTCAAGTGTTGCAGTATATCTTGCTCGACAGGATCGGAGAAGATATCAAAGTCATTGTGATACCTTCGGGTCAGGGTCTCGACCTGGTGCTCCCAGAGATAAACCCGTAA
- a CDS encoding transglutaminase-like domain-containing protein, translating into MRKGIRSLLIVLTVLMATASVVIGVVGPKNGFGGGMIITLRETAPPADTPLFVIESSPNPRYLRSAIGTTYDGTNWQLDKVACQFQNISTSSGDNSRLPLCISSLSLNYRNFDRDVLNDASTLVDVRCLQLPDTISERVKDLSRRITENMPSPFEKAKAIEEFLQAKYEYKLDYQPAPSDWEPNDWFLFESREGICGNFNSAFVILARASGIPARLAAGYYIQPGQGEQQVVYANQAHAWVEVGFHGIGWLAFDAARQ; encoded by the coding sequence ATGAGAAAGGGAATACGCAGTCTTTTGATCGTGCTGACAGTGTTGATGGCAACGGCTTCCGTTGTGATCGGTGTGGTCGGTCCCAAAAACGGATTCGGGGGTGGAATGATCATTACGTTGCGGGAGACTGCACCCCCCGCAGATACGCCGCTATTCGTGATCGAAAGTTCCCCCAATCCCCGATACCTGAGAAGTGCTATAGGAACAACATACGACGGGACGAATTGGCAACTGGATAAGGTTGCCTGTCAGTTCCAGAATATCAGTACGTCCTCCGGCGATAACAGCCGACTTCCTCTCTGCATATCCTCTCTATCCCTAAACTACCGCAATTTTGACCGAGATGTGCTGAACGACGCTTCAACCCTTGTTGATGTCCGCTGTCTACAATTGCCAGACACTATCTCGGAGAGAGTGAAAGACCTCTCCCGACGCATTACGGAGAATATGCCAAGCCCGTTTGAGAAGGCCAAGGCAATAGAAGAATTTCTTCAAGCGAAATATGAGTACAAACTGGATTATCAACCGGCACCCTCGGACTGGGAGCCGAACGACTGGTTTCTGTTTGAATCCAGAGAGGGCATCTGCGGTAATTTCAATTCCGCCTTTGTGATCCTTGCTCGGGCATCCGGCATACCTGCAAGGCTGGCTGCGGGCTATTACATCCAGCCGGGCCAGGGGGAGCAACAGGTTGTCTATGCCAACCAAGCCCATGCCTGGGTGGAGGTAGGATTTCATGGGATAGGTTGGCTTGCCTTTGATGCGGCCCGTCAATGA